A window of the Pedobacter frigiditerrae genome harbors these coding sequences:
- a CDS encoding ATP-binding protein, translated as MTEDPKTQEELLAELERLRLQDRQQRKALSSLTDQLEEANDTLDAIRTGEVDALVINGADGHQVYTLKSADQTYRIFIEQMIQGAITINKAGTILYSNSQFATLINQPLEKVIGQPFYKYFMESDVPLCKELVDGAWQDIVTKAELRLKGNNGEIPVLLSLKTLNLDEGVSLSVILTDLSEQKLTQRLLLKKNEELLISEQLASQLNTNLEASVKARTQELYKSQQQLSRVLETMAEGVMIVDVNHKMTYANKMAQDFLGVRGNEYSLGGYHNMKWETYKLDGEPLAIEEHPIYLAMQTGKAVYDFEIALQAEGKELVYLSVNAVPIYDEAKKLTGGIGTFVDVTHRRKAIQQKDDFISVASHELKTPITSLKAALQLLDRIKDNPSSHLPKLIAQANRSMTKVSNLIEELLNASKVTSGQMHLKTQLFKLTDLIKECLSSINENFKSKLRINGDLDLVVNGDPNRIEQVIVNFINNSIKYAPNATLIEILLEKENNIAKVTVTDDGPGIHPDKLPHLFERYYRVDDGGAQYSGLGLGLYISAEIIKKHNGEIGAISEFGKGSSFWFTLPIE; from the coding sequence ATGACAGAGGATCCAAAAACACAAGAGGAATTATTAGCTGAGCTTGAAAGGTTAAGACTTCAAGATAGGCAACAGCGTAAAGCATTGTCTAGTTTAACCGATCAACTGGAAGAAGCGAACGATACTTTAGACGCTATAAGAACGGGTGAAGTAGATGCTTTGGTTATAAATGGTGCAGATGGGCATCAGGTTTATACGCTAAAAAGTGCCGACCAAACCTATCGCATCTTTATTGAGCAGATGATACAAGGTGCAATTACCATTAATAAAGCTGGCACCATACTCTATAGCAATTCCCAATTTGCTACTTTAATAAACCAACCGCTTGAAAAAGTAATTGGGCAACCTTTCTATAAATATTTCATGGAGTCGGATGTTCCTTTGTGCAAGGAATTGGTAGACGGCGCATGGCAGGATATTGTTACCAAGGCCGAGTTAAGGTTAAAAGGTAACAATGGAGAAATACCCGTTTTGCTCTCTCTTAAAACATTAAATTTGGATGAAGGCGTTTCTTTGAGTGTTATTTTAACTGACCTCAGCGAGCAAAAGCTAACGCAAAGATTATTGCTTAAAAAGAATGAAGAACTGCTGATTTCTGAACAGTTAGCTTCACAGTTAAACACCAATTTAGAAGCTTCCGTAAAAGCCAGAACTCAAGAATTGTATAAAAGTCAACAACAATTAAGCAGGGTTTTAGAAACAATGGCCGAAGGGGTAATGATTGTTGATGTGAATCATAAAATGACTTATGCCAACAAAATGGCTCAGGATTTTTTAGGCGTAAGGGGAAATGAATATAGCCTAGGAGGATACCATAACATGAAATGGGAAACCTACAAATTGGATGGAGAACCTTTAGCCATAGAAGAGCACCCTATTTACTTGGCCATGCAAACAGGAAAAGCAGTATATGATTTTGAAATCGCTTTGCAAGCAGAAGGCAAGGAGTTAGTTTATTTATCCGTAAATGCTGTCCCAATTTATGATGAAGCTAAAAAATTAACAGGAGGTATTGGAACCTTTGTTGATGTTACCCATAGACGAAAAGCAATTCAGCAAAAGGATGATTTTATTAGCGTGGCAAGCCATGAGCTAAAAACGCCAATTACAAGTTTAAAGGCAGCACTTCAACTATTAGATAGAATTAAGGATAATCCAAGTTCACATTTGCCAAAACTAATAGCGCAAGCAAATAGGAGCATGACCAAGGTAAGTAACCTTATAGAAGAACTTTTAAATGCAAGTAAAGTTACCTCAGGACAAATGCACTTAAAGACACAGTTGTTTAAGCTAACAGATTTGATAAAAGAATGCCTGTCTAGCATAAATGAAAACTTTAAGTCTAAATTAAGAATAAATGGCGATTTAGATTTAGTGGTTAATGGAGATCCCAATCGAATAGAGCAAGTAATTGTTAACTTTATCAATAACTCCATTAAGTATGCCCCTAATGCTACATTAATAGAAATTCTGTTAGAAAAGGAGAACAATATTGCTAAAGTAACAGTAACTGATGATGGGCCAGGTATTCATCCTGATAAGTTACCTCATCTCTTTGAACGTTATTATCGTGTAGATGATGGAGGGGCCCAATATTCTGGCCTTGGATTAGGGTTATACATCTCAGCAGAAATCATTAAAAAACACAATGGCGAAATTGGTGCCATTAGTGAATTTGGTAAAGGAAGTTCTTTTTGGTTTACACTGCCAATTGAATAG
- a CDS encoding DUF72 domain-containing protein, with amino-acid sequence MPINLQNYYSGTSGLLLPVPNKLYYPEEFQDKSRLCYYASLMDTIEINSSFYKIPQAATLKKWAATVPDEFRFTFKLFKEITHHKDLAFDVAVVEKFMQVTSHVGQKKGCLLVQFPPSIRINHLLQLGRLMGILRANDPSMEWKIALEFRHPSLYVDEIYKLLETHQMGMVLHDKTPANSPILETHPDFVYLRFHGPGGNYRGSYADDVLYEYASYISDWLAEGKEVFVYFNNTMGDAHGNLNMLRQIVRDTYL; translated from the coding sequence ATGCCTATAAACCTTCAAAACTATTATTCAGGCACCAGCGGCCTATTGCTGCCAGTTCCCAACAAGCTTTATTATCCGGAAGAATTTCAGGATAAAAGCAGGCTTTGTTACTATGCTTCCTTAATGGATACCATCGAAATCAATAGCTCATTCTATAAAATCCCACAGGCAGCTACCCTTAAAAAATGGGCAGCAACTGTACCCGATGAATTTCGTTTTACCTTTAAACTGTTCAAGGAAATTACCCATCACAAGGATTTGGCATTTGATGTAGCTGTAGTAGAAAAGTTCATGCAAGTCACCTCCCATGTGGGCCAAAAAAAAGGATGTTTATTGGTGCAGTTTCCGCCTAGCATTCGCATTAATCATTTACTGCAATTAGGCAGGTTGATGGGAATTTTAAGGGCTAATGACCCATCAATGGAATGGAAAATTGCTTTAGAGTTTCGTCATCCTTCTTTATATGTTGATGAAATTTATAAGTTGTTAGAAACCCATCAAATGGGAATGGTTTTGCACGATAAAACACCTGCTAATTCTCCTATTTTAGAAACACACCCAGATTTTGTGTATTTACGTTTCCATGGGCCGGGCGGTAATTATAGAGGAAGTTATGCAGATGATGTACTTTATGAATATGCCAGTTACATTAGCGATTGGCTAGCTGAGGGCAAAGAGGTGTTTGTTTATTTTAATAATACCATGGGTGATGCACATGGCAACCTAAATATGCTAAGACAAATTGTACGAGATACTTATTTGTAA
- a CDS encoding DUF3606 domain-containing protein, translated as MNQKINEPQINIEKPYELWDWAAELQVSTERLKKAVLTVGKSVYAVKLFLKK; from the coding sequence ATGAATCAAAAAATTAACGAACCACAAATTAACATTGAGAAACCATACGAGCTTTGGGACTGGGCTGCAGAACTGCAAGTGAGTACAGAAAGACTAAAAAAAGCCGTGTTAACAGTTGGAAAGTCTGTTTATGCAGTTAAGTTATTTTTAAAAAAATAA
- the kaiC gene encoding circadian clock protein KaiC — translation MPKKKATAEVANNLTFLKTPTGINGLDEITLGGFPKGRPTLICGGAGCGKTLFSLEFLVKGIEEYNEPGVFIAFEEKAEELALNVTSLGFDLKKLQDEKKLRIDYIHVDKSEIQETGEYDLQGLFIRLGYAIDSIGAKRVVLDTVENLFSGLTNEGILRAELRRLFQFLKDKGVTAIVTGESGEKTLTRQGLEEYVSDCVILLDHRVVNQISTRRLRIVKYRGSLHGTNEYPFLIDGDGISVLPVTSLKLDKPVSKDIINSGIPSLDKMFPTGGFYKGSSILTSGTAGTGKTSIAVSFADAACKRGEKCLYFAFEESPAQIIRNMKSIGMDLQKHVDKGLLKFYASRPTMYGLEMHLVAIHKAIQQFKPNVVVLDPITNLITIGSFSEVKSMLVRMIDFLQENQITVMFTALTLNTVINDLTDDGVSSLVDSWICIKDIEMNGERNRGLYVMKARGMQHSNQIREFVITNDGLSLVDVYIGPEGILTGSARESQMLLEETGQVLHTNAVGRKDREVLRKRKLLEAKIESLKTEFESAEEELNKIYIEDEIKRGVMNKTRQQMTDLRSGNKDVK, via the coding sequence ATGCCAAAGAAAAAGGCTACTGCTGAAGTGGCAAATAATTTAACGTTTCTCAAAACCCCAACTGGAATTAATGGTTTAGATGAAATTACGCTGGGAGGCTTTCCAAAAGGAAGACCTACGCTAATTTGCGGCGGCGCAGGTTGTGGTAAAACCTTATTTTCACTTGAGTTTCTGGTTAAAGGTATTGAGGAATATAATGAACCAGGTGTTTTTATTGCTTTTGAAGAAAAAGCAGAGGAATTAGCCTTAAATGTAACTTCTTTAGGGTTTGACCTAAAGAAACTACAAGATGAAAAGAAACTGCGTATCGATTATATCCACGTGGATAAAAGTGAAATACAAGAAACTGGGGAATATGACCTACAAGGACTATTCATCCGTTTAGGCTATGCCATTGACTCTATTGGCGCAAAAAGAGTAGTTTTAGATACAGTAGAAAATTTATTCTCTGGCTTAACAAATGAAGGTATTTTAAGGGCAGAATTGCGCAGGTTATTTCAGTTTTTAAAAGACAAAGGGGTTACCGCTATTGTTACAGGAGAAAGTGGAGAAAAAACGCTAACCAGACAAGGTTTGGAAGAGTATGTTTCTGATTGTGTCATTCTTTTAGATCATCGTGTGGTTAATCAAATCTCAACCCGTAGGTTAAGAATTGTTAAATATCGTGGTTCCTTACATGGCACCAATGAATATCCTTTTTTAATTGATGGGGATGGTATATCAGTATTACCTGTAACCTCTTTAAAGTTAGATAAGCCAGTTTCAAAAGACATTATTAATTCAGGTATTCCTTCATTAGATAAAATGTTTCCTACAGGAGGTTTTTATAAAGGCAGTAGCATTTTAACTTCTGGTACCGCCGGTACAGGTAAAACAAGTATCGCGGTTAGTTTTGCAGATGCAGCTTGTAAACGAGGAGAAAAGTGTCTGTATTTCGCCTTTGAGGAATCGCCAGCGCAAATCATTAGAAACATGAAATCTATTGGTATGGATTTGCAAAAGCATGTTGATAAAGGTTTGCTAAAATTCTATGCCTCTAGACCCACTATGTATGGTTTAGAGATGCATTTAGTGGCTATACATAAGGCTATACAGCAATTTAAACCTAATGTGGTTGTATTAGATCCCATAACCAATTTAATTACCATAGGTAGTTTTAGTGAAGTTAAATCTATGTTGGTAAGAATGATAGACTTTTTGCAAGAAAACCAGATCACGGTTATGTTTACGGCATTAACATTAAATACCGTAATAAATGATTTAACAGACGATGGTGTTTCTTCTTTGGTTGATTCATGGATTTGCATTAAGGACATTGAAATGAATGGAGAGAGAAACAGAGGTTTGTATGTGATGAAAGCTCGTGGAATGCAACACTCTAATCAGATTAGAGAATTTGTAATTACCAATGATGGCTTAAGTTTAGTGGATGTATATATTGGTCCGGAGGGAATTTTAACAGGTTCGGCAAGGGAATCGCAAATGCTGCTGGAAGAAACTGGACAAGTTTTACATACAAATGCGGTAGGTAGAAAAGATCGCGAAGTATTAAGGAAGCGTAAATTGTTAGAAGCTAAGATTGAAAGTCTAAAAACAGAATTTGAATCGGCGGAAGAAGAATTGAATAAGATCTATATCGAGGACGAAATCAAACGTGGTGTAATGAACAAAACACGCCAACAAATGACGGACCTGCGATCTGGAAATAAAGATGTTAAATAG
- a CDS encoding YtxH domain-containing protein, with the protein MGFIKSALIGAAVYAAVQYITKRDVLTGRSILDDILERAPEYIEKAKIYAKEVEIKMEAPTPEEPIIPASY; encoded by the coding sequence ATGGGTTTTATTAAATCGGCACTGATTGGTGCAGCAGTATATGCAGCAGTGCAATATATTACAAAAAGGGACGTATTAACAGGCAGGTCTATCTTAGATGATATTTTGGAAAGAGCACCGGAATACATAGAAAAAGCAAAAATTTATGCTAAAGAGGTAGAGATTAAAATGGAGGCACCAACGCCTGAAGAACCTATTATTCCGGCTTCTTATTAA
- a CDS encoding response regulator transcription factor, with protein MKKCIYILEDNDDIRELISFLLTEENYDVKSYPTVKSFQNKMLYSHPDMVILDVMLTDGNGIDVCDELKGNTRTNDIPILMMSAHSHGHDIKQKCDVDDFISKPFDIDDFVKRVGTYLH; from the coding sequence ATGAAAAAGTGCATATATATTTTAGAGGATAATGATGATATCAGAGAATTAATTTCTTTTCTATTAACAGAAGAAAATTACGATGTGAAGAGCTATCCTACCGTTAAATCCTTCCAAAATAAAATGCTGTATTCACATCCAGATATGGTGATATTAGATGTGATGTTAACTGATGGCAATGGAATTGATGTTTGTGATGAACTTAAGGGAAATACAAGAACCAATGACATTCCTATATTAATGATGTCTGCACATAGTCATGGACACGACATTAAGCAAAAATGTGATGTAGATGATTTCATTAGCAAACCCTTTGATATTGATGATTTTGTAAAAAGAGTTGGTACTTATTTGCATTAA
- the kaiB gene encoding circadian clock protein KaiB → MSKKYELRLYVAGKTLKSVTALNNLKQYCEEHLKGEYEIEVIDLLEKPQLAEGDQILAIPTLVKKVPEPVRKIIGDLSNQEKVLVGLDIRPKL, encoded by the coding sequence GTGAGTAAGAAATATGAATTGAGATTATATGTAGCTGGGAAAACGCTTAAATCAGTTACCGCTTTAAATAACTTAAAACAGTATTGTGAAGAGCATTTGAAGGGAGAATACGAGATTGAGGTAATCGATTTGTTAGAAAAACCTCAGTTGGCAGAGGGCGACCAAATTTTAGCCATACCAACATTGGTTAAAAAAGTACCAGAACCCGTTAGAAAAATCATTGGCGATCTTTCTAATCAGGAGAAAGTTTTAGTGGGTTTAGATATCAGACCTAAATTATAA
- a CDS encoding DUF892 family protein: protein MPKELPKPQAILLNHFVDGLLALIAIEQQFAKLYAKLEKASLTAELSKALTPEISDQVQHISRLKLIHTALNLGKLVVPKVNEGIPILKLSTKKSAPQDLQIIHCALKLQNLKLAYYELLHPLAKGLALATEATLLEQTMSDNRNTNTWLRQIIQNIIAPSLNE, encoded by the coding sequence ATGCCTAAAGAACTACCAAAACCACAGGCTATATTATTAAACCATTTTGTAGATGGGTTATTGGCGCTCATTGCTATTGAACAACAATTTGCAAAGCTATACGCTAAACTGGAAAAGGCTTCCCTTACTGCTGAGCTTTCAAAGGCATTAACGCCAGAAATATCAGACCAAGTACAACACATATCTAGGTTAAAACTTATCCATACCGCCTTAAACCTCGGGAAATTAGTTGTACCTAAGGTAAATGAAGGTATACCTATTCTAAAGCTCAGCACCAAAAAATCAGCACCGCAGGATTTGCAAATCATACATTGTGCCTTAAAATTGCAAAACCTAAAGCTAGCGTATTACGAATTGCTGCATCCCTTAGCAAAAGGCTTAGCCCTAGCAACTGAAGCCACTTTATTGGAACAAACCATGAGCGACAATCGAAATACCAATACATGGTTGCGTCAAATCATCCAAAACATTATCGCCCCTAGCCTTAACGAGTAA
- a CDS encoding GAF domain-containing sensor histidine kinase has protein sequence MNTLSANFAKDVAAVNAIPSVANILEVICKSTGMGFAAVARVTEDKWIACSVNDNITFGLKPGGELQIETTICNEIRQHHKVVVIDHVSVDEQFANHHTPLMYGFQSYISMPIMLRDGTFFGTVCAIDPKPNILNTPQTIGMFKLFAELIAFHLDAKNQLEESELKLMEEQETAELREQFIAILGHDLRNPVGASLNAAQLLLKIASDEKTKRLAQIIQNSSYRINGLIENVLDFARGRLGGGITLNLSENEPIDEVLNQVINELKLIWPERNIEVEFNLKEKVSFDEKRIAQLFSNLLSNALTHGDKNFPVVVKASSTNGIFNLCIINRGTKMPDETLKKLFQPFSRGGIKNGQQGLGLGLYISSEIAKAHKGEIIVDSTKQQTCFTFTMAN, from the coding sequence GTGAATACGCTCTCAGCAAACTTTGCTAAAGATGTAGCAGCAGTAAATGCGATACCATCTGTAGCCAACATATTAGAAGTTATTTGCAAATCTACTGGAATGGGCTTTGCTGCAGTGGCAAGGGTTACTGAAGATAAATGGATTGCTTGTTCGGTTAATGACAACATCACCTTTGGCTTAAAACCAGGCGGCGAGTTACAAATTGAAACAACCATTTGTAATGAAATTCGTCAGCATCATAAAGTTGTAGTTATAGATCATGTGTCGGTTGATGAGCAGTTTGCAAATCATCATACACCTTTAATGTATGGCTTTCAAAGTTATATCTCTATGCCAATTATGCTAAGGGATGGTACTTTCTTTGGAACAGTTTGCGCCATAGACCCTAAACCTAACATATTAAATACGCCGCAAACCATTGGTATGTTTAAACTATTTGCAGAATTAATAGCTTTTCATCTGGATGCAAAAAATCAATTAGAGGAAAGTGAATTAAAACTGATGGAAGAACAAGAAACTGCCGAATTAAGGGAGCAGTTCATTGCTATACTGGGGCACGATTTACGTAATCCAGTGGGGGCTTCTTTAAATGCAGCTCAGCTTTTGCTAAAAATAGCATCCGATGAAAAAACCAAAAGATTAGCTCAAATTATTCAAAACTCTTCTTATAGAATAAACGGACTTATCGAGAATGTCCTTGATTTTGCAAGAGGAAGGTTAGGTGGTGGCATTACCCTTAATTTAAGTGAAAATGAACCCATAGACGAAGTGCTCAATCAAGTAATTAATGAGTTGAAATTGATTTGGCCAGAACGAAATATTGAGGTTGAATTTAACTTAAAAGAAAAAGTGTCATTTGATGAAAAACGAATAGCGCAATTATTTTCTAATCTATTGAGTAATGCACTCACCCATGGAGATAAAAACTTTCCAGTTGTAGTAAAAGCCTCAAGTACCAATGGGATATTTAACCTATGTATTATCAATCGAGGAACTAAAATGCCCGATGAAACTTTGAAGAAATTGTTTCAGCCTTTTTCTAGGGGGGGTATAAAAAATGGACAACAAGGCTTGGGTTTAGGTTTATACATCTCCTCAGAAATTGCAAAAGCACATAAGGGAGAAATTATAGTAGATTCTACTAAACAGCAAACTTGCTTTACTTTTACAATGGCCAATTGA
- a CDS encoding response regulator — protein sequence MANKTPPKKLGTKMRGADMKKCVFVLEDDESLRELLTILLEQEEYEVKTYGTVVSFKQHLEQEQPDLIIMDVMLPDGDGMQVCNEVKANAATQDIPIIMMSAHRDFSSVKHLCPAEAFINKPFDIDYLIKNVNRYA from the coding sequence ATGGCAAACAAAACACCTCCTAAAAAGTTAGGTACTAAAATGAGAGGAGCCGATATGAAAAAATGTGTATTTGTACTTGAAGACGATGAATCCCTAAGAGAACTATTAACCATCTTGTTAGAACAGGAAGAATATGAAGTTAAAACTTATGGCACTGTAGTTAGTTTCAAACAGCACTTGGAACAAGAGCAACCCGACCTTATTATCATGGATGTGATGTTGCCCGATGGGGATGGCATGCAAGTTTGTAATGAGGTTAAAGCAAACGCCGCCACTCAAGACATCCCCATCATCATGATGTCGGCACATAGAGATTTCTCTTCAGTAAAACATTTATGCCCTGCCGAAGCCTTCATCAACAAACCTTTTGACATTGACTATTTAATCAAAAATGTAAACAGGTATGCCTAA
- a CDS encoding DUF3606 domain-containing protein, whose translation METSQNPSPTNDPNQDLQHTLSFAGADGNQKHEIESDEDTWEPFDDQTEHRLINAEDAADLFHWANEFQISVADLKAAIVLNGNAVRDIKKYLSI comes from the coding sequence ATGGAAACGAGCCAAAATCCTTCACCTACTAATGATCCTAACCAAGATTTACAGCATACGCTTAGTTTTGCTGGCGCAGATGGCAATCAAAAGCATGAAATAGAAAGTGATGAAGATACCTGGGAACCCTTTGATGACCAAACTGAACATCGGCTAATCAATGCTGAAGATGCGGCTGACCTATTTCATTGGGCCAATGAATTTCAAATTAGCGTGGCAGATTTAAAAGCTGCCATTGTGCTCAATGGAAATGCTGTAAGAGACATCAAGAAATATTTAAGTATTTAA
- a CDS encoding circadian clock KaiB family protein — MNTEGSSLQDWGIAADERYSLRLFVAGASSISIRAIGNLQAILDEHLRDRYDLEIVDIHQQPLLVKEENIFAVPLLIKKLPLPIKRLVGDMSDKAKVLKGLGLA, encoded by the coding sequence ATGAATACAGAAGGCAGCTCACTGCAAGATTGGGGTATTGCAGCTGATGAAAGATACAGCCTTCGGTTATTTGTAGCTGGGGCTTCATCCATATCTATAAGAGCAATTGGTAATTTGCAAGCTATTTTAGATGAACATCTAAGAGATAGGTATGACTTGGAAATCGTAGATATCCATCAACAACCCTTATTGGTAAAAGAAGAAAATATTTTTGCAGTGCCTTTGTTAATCAAAAAATTACCATTGCCAATAAAAAGATTAGTTGGCGATATGTCTGATAAGGCAAAAGTGCTTAAAGGTTTAGGATTAGCGTAA
- the xth gene encoding exodeoxyribonuclease III, whose product MKIATYNVNGVNGRLPVLLRWLAETQPDVVCLQELKAPDEKFPLQAINDAGYNAIWHGQKSWNGVAILARNLEIKETRRGLAGEEDDLHSRYIEAEVGGIVIGCLYLPNGNPAPGPKFDYKMRWFQRLTDHAQKLLSYNLPVILIGDYNVMPTELDVYKPERWVEDALFRPEVRQAFKNLVDQGWTDAIRTLYPDQKIYTFYDYFRNAYGRDAGLRIDHFLLSPQVKDLLKAAAVDRHVRGWEKTSDHCPVWIEIAN is encoded by the coding sequence ATGAAAATAGCTACCTATAATGTTAACGGTGTAAATGGCCGATTGCCTGTTTTACTTCGCTGGTTAGCAGAAACGCAACCAGATGTTGTTTGTTTACAAGAGCTGAAAGCACCAGATGAAAAATTCCCTTTGCAAGCCATTAATGATGCAGGCTACAATGCTATTTGGCACGGACAAAAAAGCTGGAATGGTGTGGCAATTTTAGCTCGTAATTTAGAAATCAAAGAAACACGCAGAGGCTTAGCTGGTGAAGAGGATGATTTGCACAGCAGGTATATAGAAGCCGAGGTGGGCGGAATTGTAATTGGCTGTTTGTACTTGCCTAATGGAAATCCTGCCCCTGGTCCAAAGTTCGATTATAAAATGCGTTGGTTTCAACGATTAACAGATCATGCACAAAAATTATTATCCTATAACTTGCCCGTTATTTTAATAGGCGATTATAATGTAATGCCAACAGAGTTGGATGTTTATAAGCCCGAACGTTGGGTAGAAGACGCTTTATTTAGACCGGAAGTTCGTCAGGCATTTAAAAACTTGGTAGACCAAGGATGGACAGATGCCATTCGCACACTTTATCCCGATCAAAAAATCTATACCTTTTACGATTATTTTCGCAATGCTTACGGACGTGATGCCGGTTTAAGGATAGATCATTTTTTATTAAGTCCACAAGTAAAAGATTTGTTAAAAGCTGCTGCGGTAGATCGTCATGTGCGTGGATGGGAAAAAACAAGTGATCATTGCCCTGTTTGGATAGAAATAGCGAATTAG